A single genomic interval of Sinorhizobium garamanticum harbors:
- a CDS encoding protease inhibitor Inh/omp19 family protein, which yields MRVFHAAAGLAVVLALTGCQRTSMGGFGSQDVSPAPLQAAPVPTVSSGQLPDPTTNTSQFPAAPTAGAAAPGGAPAGTQVAAAPNALDVTKESMVGNWRVSSAGSSCDMFLTLTNLGSGSRGGTRGCAGELTTMGSWEVAGKQVVLKDRGGNPIARLYKTADARFDGSTNSGQPVSLSR from the coding sequence ATGCGGGTTTTTCATGCGGCGGCGGGGCTGGCGGTTGTGCTTGCGCTGACCGGATGCCAGCGGACATCCATGGGTGGTTTCGGTTCTCAGGATGTTTCGCCTGCTCCGCTGCAGGCTGCGCCCGTTCCGACGGTTTCGTCGGGCCAGCTCCCTGACCCGACGACCAACACCTCGCAGTTCCCGGCGGCACCCACCGCTGGCGCCGCAGCTCCCGGCGGCGCGCCGGCCGGCACGCAGGTCGCGGCCGCCCCGAACGCGCTCGACGTGACGAAGGAATCGATGGTCGGCAATTGGCGTGTGTCGAGCGCCGGCAGCTCCTGTGACATGTTCCTGACGCTGACGAACCTCGGCAGCGGATCGCGCGGCGGCACGCGCGGCTGCGCCGGCGAGCTGACGACGATGGGCTCCTGGGAAGTCGCCGGCAAGCAGGTGGTGCTAAAGGACCGGGGCGGCAATCCGATCGCACGCCTCTACAAGACCGCAGACGCGCGCTTCGACGGCTCGACCAACAGCGGGCAGCCGGTCAGCCTCAGCCGCTGA
- the zapE gene encoding cell division protein ZapE, producing MLNPDDSIVHKLETLVTTGERQRDPAQIAIARRLDHLTAELLASRPSRKSNALGWLFASRKKDHAPVKGLYIHGGVGRGKTMLMDMFFDAVPIQRKRRAHFHEFMADVHERIYKHRQKLKNGETKQADPIPPVASELFGEARLLCFDEFSVSDIADAMILARLFGELFAKGCVLVATSNVEPSDLYRHGLNRGLFLPFIDLLKANTEIISLDTETDYRLQKTDGNPVWLSPLGPEAEAAMARAWYVETNGAPEAPAEISRKGRKIHVPSASGRSARFTFADLCAQPLGAADYLAILTQYSTIFLDHVPHLGPHLRNETKRFIILVDALYDQGARLFASAAAEPQHLLTAKKGTEGFEFDRTVSRLIEMQSKEYAAQHPARMTV from the coding sequence GTGCTCAACCCAGACGACAGCATTGTTCACAAGCTTGAAACGCTCGTTACCACCGGCGAACGACAGCGCGACCCGGCGCAAATTGCGATCGCGCGGCGACTCGACCACCTGACCGCGGAGCTGCTTGCCAGCAGGCCGTCGCGCAAGTCCAATGCGCTCGGCTGGCTCTTTGCCTCGCGCAAGAAGGATCACGCTCCGGTCAAGGGCCTTTACATCCACGGCGGCGTTGGTCGCGGCAAGACGATGCTGATGGACATGTTCTTCGACGCCGTGCCGATCCAGCGCAAGCGTCGGGCGCATTTCCACGAGTTCATGGCGGATGTGCACGAGCGCATCTACAAGCATCGCCAGAAACTCAAGAATGGCGAGACTAAGCAGGCCGACCCGATCCCGCCGGTGGCCTCCGAGCTCTTTGGCGAGGCCCGGCTCCTGTGCTTCGATGAATTTTCTGTCAGCGACATCGCCGATGCGATGATTCTGGCGCGCCTCTTCGGCGAACTCTTCGCCAAGGGATGCGTCCTCGTCGCGACCTCGAACGTCGAGCCGAGCGATCTTTATCGTCATGGCCTCAATCGTGGCCTTTTTCTCCCCTTCATTGATCTTCTGAAGGCGAATACGGAGATCATCTCGCTCGACACCGAGACGGATTACCGCCTGCAGAAGACCGACGGAAATCCGGTCTGGCTTTCACCGCTCGGCCCGGAGGCGGAGGCGGCGATGGCGCGCGCCTGGTACGTCGAGACCAACGGGGCACCGGAAGCACCGGCGGAGATCAGCCGCAAGGGGCGCAAGATCCACGTGCCGTCGGCGTCCGGCCGAAGCGCCCGGTTTACTTTCGCCGACCTTTGCGCGCAGCCGCTCGGTGCTGCCGACTATCTCGCCATCCTGACGCAATACAGCACGATCTTCCTCGACCACGTCCCGCATCTGGGACCTCACCTGCGCAACGAGACCAAGCGATTTATCATCCTCGTCGATGCCCTTTACGATCAGGGCGCCCGCCTCTTCGCCTCCGCTGCGGCCGAGCCGCAGCACCTGTTGACCGCGAAGAAGGGAACCGAAGGCTTCGAGTTCGATCGCACCGTGTCGCGCCTGATCGAGATGCAGAGCAAGGAATATGCGGCGCAACATCCGGCAAGAATGACCGTTTGA